A genomic region of Methanothermobacter sp. CaT2 contains the following coding sequences:
- a CDS encoding 30S ribosomal protein S4e, with amino-acid sequence MAIMASRKHLKRFRSPSHWPIHPKEYKWTVKPSPGPHAIEASLPLMIIVRDILGVADNAREARKIINSGEVLVDGRPRKNYKFPVGFMDVVSIPSTGEVYRVLPDERGRLVLHPIGEENAGFKLCKIVNKTTIRGGKTQLNLHDGRNHLSEDEFRVGDVVKLSVPEQEILERIPFEKDSLGLVTGGRHTGEIGRIKKINITRSSMPNTAVIETETGKTFLTLKDYVFVIGKDESVISLPGGK; translated from the coding sequence ATGGCGATAATGGCATCAAGAAAGCACCTTAAACGTTTCAGATCACCAAGTCACTGGCCCATTCATCCCAAGGAATACAAGTGGACCGTAAAGCCATCCCCAGGTCCCCATGCAATTGAGGCATCACTGCCGCTGATGATCATTGTGAGGGACATCCTTGGGGTTGCAGACAATGCAAGGGAAGCCAGGAAAATCATAAACAGCGGCGAGGTCCTGGTGGATGGAAGGCCAAGGAAGAACTACAAATTCCCTGTTGGGTTCATGGACGTTGTGAGCATACCCAGCACAGGGGAGGTCTACAGGGTTCTTCCTGATGAAAGGGGAAGGCTGGTCCTACACCCCATTGGTGAGGAGAACGCGGGCTTCAAGCTCTGCAAGATAGTTAACAAAACAACCATCAGGGGAGGGAAAACCCAGCTAAACCTCCACGACGGTCGCAACCACCTCTCAGAGGACGAGTTCCGTGTGGGGGATGTTGTGAAGTTATCAGTGCCTGAACAGGAAATCCTTGAGAGGATACCCTTTGAGAAGGACAGCCTTGGTCTTGTGACAGGGGGTCGCCACACAGGTGAAATTGGAAGAATCAAGAAGATAAACATAACCAGGTCCTCAATGCCAAACACAGCGGTCATTGAGACCGAAACAGGGAAGACATTCCTCACACTCAAGGATTACGTGTTTGTCATTGGAAAGGACGAGTCAGTGATCTCACTTCCAGGAGGTAAATAG
- the rplX gene encoding 50S ribosomal protein L24: MSKQPRKQRKYIYEAPLHVRRKMMSAPLSRELREEYGRRSLPVRKGDKVEVLRGDFKGHEGKVEKVDLKRYRVYVEGATIQKVDGTSVYFPIHPSNIRIIDLNLDDEKRMKILERKG, encoded by the coding sequence ATGTCAAAACAACCCAGAAAGCAGAGGAAATACATTTATGAAGCACCATTACACGTTCGTCGCAAAATGATGAGCGCACCCCTGAGCAGGGAACTCAGGGAGGAATACGGTAGAAGGTCCCTGCCAGTGAGAAAGGGAGATAAGGTTGAGGTTCTCCGCGGTGACTTCAAGGGACACGAGGGTAAGGTTGAGAAGGTGGACCTCAAGAGGTACAGGGTCTACGTTGAGGGTGCCACAATACAGAAGGTGGACGGGACCTCGGTTTACTTCCCGATACACCCCTCAAACATCAGAATAATTGACCTCAACCTTGACGATGAGAAGAGAATGAAAATATTAGAACGGAAGGGATAA
- a CDS encoding 30S ribosomal protein S8, with the protein MTLMDPLANALTNIRNNEIRGNVKCRITPASKLIGRVLRTMQKEGYIGEFEYVDDGRAGKFIVELEGNINQCGVIKPRHAVKKDEFEKFEKRYLPAKNFGIIIVSTPEGIMTHKEAKDRGIGGRLLAYVY; encoded by the coding sequence GTGACTCTTATGGATCCTCTCGCAAACGCCCTGACCAACATAAGGAACAATGAGATAAGGGGTAATGTCAAGTGCAGGATAACCCCTGCATCAAAGCTCATAGGGCGTGTGCTGAGAACAATGCAGAAGGAAGGCTACATCGGGGAATTCGAATACGTTGACGACGGCAGGGCCGGAAAATTCATCGTTGAACTCGAGGGAAACATAAACCAGTGTGGGGTTATAAAACCCAGACACGCTGTTAAGAAGGACGAATTCGAGAAATTTGAGAAAAGATATCTGCCAGCTAAGAACTTCGGGATAATAATCGTATCAACCCCTGAGGGAATAATGACCCATAAAGAGGCCAAGGACAGGGGGATCGGCGGTAGACTGCTGGCTTACGTCTACTAG
- a CDS encoding 50S ribosomal protein L6 encodes MVLAAIIREEIPIPEDVNVTIDGEVKVKGPKGELSRKFNHSEISMAVEEGKVVLEVKFPKKKDKAMIGTVKAHINNMIRGVTEGFTYRMKIVYAHFPMSVKVAGDKVLIENFLGERHPRTARIVGDTKVQVKGDEVEVTGINKEHVGQTMANLEQATKIKGRDPRVFQDGIYLVSKD; translated from the coding sequence ATGGTTCTAGCAGCTATTATCCGGGAAGAAATACCCATCCCTGAGGATGTTAACGTCACCATCGATGGTGAAGTTAAGGTTAAGGGTCCGAAGGGTGAACTCTCCCGAAAATTTAACCACTCAGAGATATCAATGGCCGTTGAAGAAGGGAAGGTGGTCCTTGAGGTTAAATTCCCAAAGAAAAAGGACAAGGCAATGATAGGGACAGTTAAAGCCCATATAAACAACATGATAAGGGGTGTCACCGAGGGATTCACCTACCGTATGAAGATAGTGTACGCCCACTTTCCAATGAGTGTGAAGGTGGCAGGGGATAAGGTTTTAATAGAGAACTTCCTCGGGGAACGCCACCCAAGGACCGCAAGGATCGTTGGAGATACAAAGGTCCAGGTAAAGGGTGACGAGGTTGAAGTAACAGGTATCAACAAGGAACACGTTGGACAGACAATGGCGAACCTTGAACAGGCCACCAAGATTAAGGGAAGGGACCCAAGGGTTTTCCAGGACGGCATATACCTTGTGAGCAAGGATTAG
- a CDS encoding 50S ribosomal protein L14, with translation MKAIASKVTRALPVGARLQCVDNTGAREVEIISVRGYKGVRRRLAAAGVGDMVVVSVKKGTVDMRREVLNAVVVRQKKEYRRPDGLRVKFEDNAAVIVSPEGVLKGSEIRGPVAKEAADRWPSVGSAASIIV, from the coding sequence ATGAAGGCAATAGCATCCAAGGTTACAAGGGCTTTACCTGTAGGGGCCAGGCTCCAGTGTGTTGACAACACAGGCGCAAGGGAAGTTGAGATAATCTCTGTCAGAGGATACAAGGGTGTTCGCAGGAGGCTCGCAGCAGCCGGTGTTGGTGACATGGTGGTGGTCTCTGTTAAAAAGGGAACAGTGGACATGAGAAGGGAAGTCCTCAACGCTGTTGTTGTGAGACAGAAAAAGGAATACAGAAGACCTGACGGATTGAGGGTGAAATTCGAGGATAACGCTGCAGTTATAGTGAGCCCCGAGGGAGTCCTCAAGGGTTCAGAGATAAGGGGTCCTGTTGCAAAGGAAGCAGCTGACAGGTGGCCCAGCGTGGGAAGTGCAGCCAGCATAATAGTATAG
- a CDS encoding 30S ribosomal protein S14, translated as MIVLPRKYGKASRKCSRCGDHSALVRRYGLMLCRQCFRELAPKIGFKKYN; from the coding sequence GTGATTGTTTTGCCAAGGAAATATGGAAAGGCATCAAGAAAATGCTCAAGATGCGGGGATCACTCTGCCCTGGTCAGAAGATATGGATTAATGCTCTGCAGGCAGTGCTTCAGGGAACTCGCACCTAAAATCGGGTTTAAAAAGTACAACTGA
- a CDS encoding 50S ribosomal protein L5: protein MNPMEEVRIFKVTLNIGVGEGGERLARAERLLEEMTGQKPVRTHSKVTNPEFGIRKKQPIACKVTLRGERAEKVLRMFLEGIGNRLKASQFDEYGNVSMGIEEHIDIPGMKYDPEIGIFGMNLSVTFEKPGHRISRRRIQRKKVPEKHRVSREEAIDFMKEEFQVKIV, encoded by the coding sequence ATGAACCCCATGGAGGAAGTAAGGATATTCAAGGTCACCCTTAACATAGGTGTTGGCGAAGGGGGTGAAAGGCTTGCAAGGGCTGAAAGGCTTCTTGAGGAGATGACAGGCCAGAAGCCTGTGAGGACCCACTCAAAGGTCACAAACCCTGAGTTTGGTATAAGGAAGAAGCAGCCCATCGCATGCAAGGTCACCCTCCGCGGTGAAAGGGCCGAAAAGGTGCTCAGAATGTTCCTTGAGGGAATAGGAAACAGGTTGAAGGCCAGCCAGTTCGATGAATACGGTAATGTTTCAATGGGTATAGAGGAACACATCGACATACCTGGAATGAAGTACGACCCTGAGATAGGGATATTCGGTATGAACCTTTCTGTAACCTTTGAGAAGCCAGGTCACAGGATAAGCAGACGAAGGATACAGCGCAAAAAGGTTCCTGAAAAGCACAGGGTCAGCCGTGAAGAGGCAATCGACTTCATGAAGGAAGAATTCCAGGTTAAAATAGTCTGA
- a CDS encoding 50S ribosomal protein L32e: MRKKFKRQEYARYKKLGEKWRRPRGKTSKMRRYEKGKPAMPAIGYRKPRDQRGLHPSGYEDILVSSMRELEELNPEKQAARIASSVGARKKTLMLEKARELGIKVLNP, translated from the coding sequence ATGAGGAAAAAATTTAAAAGACAGGAATACGCCCGATACAAAAAACTGGGGGAGAAATGGAGGAGGCCCAGGGGTAAAACAAGTAAAATGAGAAGATATGAAAAGGGCAAACCTGCAATGCCTGCAATTGGCTACAGGAAGCCAAGGGACCAGAGGGGTCTCCACCCATCAGGATATGAGGACATCCTTGTTTCCAGCATGAGGGAACTTGAGGAACTGAATCCTGAAAAACAGGCTGCAAGGATAGCATCAAGTGTGGGTGCCAGGAAGAAGACACTCATGCTTGAAAAGGCAAGGGAACTTGGCATAAAAGT